The following is a genomic window from Methanoplanus sp. FWC-SCC4.
TCAGTTATGTCAATTAGATTGCATACAAAATTTTCACTATATTTTATGGCCTCAATAATCAGAAGAATGTCATGAATCCTGCCAAAACGATCATTAAATTTGAATTCGTAAGAATCATGATACGATGAAGAAAAAGCATTTCTTTTATCCGATTTTTCAGTCATCAGCTTAAAAGTCTTCTCGTCAACGAAATCCATCCAATTCATCTGGCCGTCAAGCTCCGCACAGCTGTACCCGGAAAGTTTTTCATAACCTGCATTGGACAGGAGAATGGTGCCTTTTTTGTTGACAATTACAGTTGCGGCTCCAGTTGAATTAAAAAGTGCCTTGTATTTTAATTCAGAATGAATTAAATTTTTTTCAGCTCTTTTTCTCCGAACCGCCTGGGTTATCTTGTTTGTAAGTTGGGCAAACTGGGCCTTTGGCTGACCGCCTTTTTGCACGTAAAAATCAACACCGTAATTTAGTGCATCTATAACAACGTCTTCGCGTCCCCTTCCTGTAAAAATAATAAAAGGTACATCATTACCTGAAGATCTGACTTTTTTTAAAAATTCAATCCCATCTGTTTCAGGCATTTCATAATCGGATACAATAGCATCATAATTATTTTCAACAATTTTATTAAGCCCTGCCTTGGCTGAAGATGCGGTGTCTACTGAAAAATTTCCTGATTTTTCCAGATATAGTTTTGTGACCTCTAAAAGTACATCTTCATCATCAACGTATAAGATGTCATAATTATCCTTCATAACCGGTCCGGATGCACATCAATAGTCTTCATCAATTGGTATGCAATATATGTACAAATTAAATCTCAGAGAATTACTATAATCCCAATTTTTACTGAATCAATAAGATCAAAGGTTTGTTCTTCCGATTTATTTTTTCATTTCTTTGAATATTTCTTTCAATTTCAGATAGCTATCGCTCTTTGATCAATGTCCATAAATTGTTCTCATTTGATAGAGATTAAAACAAAATGCTGAAAACATATTTTTCACCCGCACTCTTTTCAAATCGGTTACTTTTACACTGCCTGATCCAAAAACTGATTTAATCACAGCAAATGGTCTTTCCCCTTTGGATCTTTTCCTGCTGATTCTATTATTACGAAGTTTGTCTCTGATACCTATTGGATGGTCTCTTGCTCCTCTCAACATTGTGGCATTGTATCCTTTGCATTCAGCTCCCTGATAGCCTCTGTCCCGGTAAACAACTTCATCAATATCAGATAAATCAATCTGACTGTCGTGTAGAGATGCAGTAGTAGTACAAATCCTTCGAATCAGATCATAATCACTGTCAATAATTACGTGCAGCTTATATCCAAAGTAAGATTTCCCTCCTTTCTTTGTCCATGTACCGTCCTTACTTCTTCTGGTCTTTGCTTCTTTTCCTCTTGGAGTATCAACTCTTGTATGTCCGGGATCTGAGTGAATAAATGTTGCATCCTGAATCATACCTTTTCTAATTGAAAGACCTTTAAGATCCAGTTGTCGCTGTAATTCATTCCAAATTAGAGAATCTTTTCCGGATTTGGATAGTCTTTCACGAAAAAGCCAGATAGTAGAACGATCAGGTATCTTTAAGGGATAACCCAAAAATTGTCTGAAAGAAATCCTGTCATTAGCCTGTCTTTCAAGTTCAGGATCAGAGAGACCGTGCCATTGCTGAAGGACGAGCATCTTAATCATCAGAACCTCATCCA
Proteins encoded in this region:
- a CDS encoding IS5 family transposase — protein: MSNFTNFAIKSEYEHIAELGDRLGEVEKMIDWEQFRPIIKELYTNQTEIGGRPNLDEVLMIKMLVLQQWHGLSDPELERQANDRISFRQFLGYPLKIPDRSTIWLFRERLSKSGKDSLIWNELQRQLDLKGLSIRKGMIQDATFIHSDPGHTRVDTPRGKEAKTRRSKDGTWTKKGGKSYFGYKLHVIIDSDYDLIRRICTTTASLHDSQIDLSDIDEVVYRDRGYQGAECKGYNATMLRGARDHPIGIRDKLRNNRISRKRSKGERPFAVIKSVFGSGSVKVTDLKRVRVKNMFSAFCFNLYQMRTIYGH